In a genomic window of Anoplopoma fimbria isolate UVic2021 breed Golden Eagle Sablefish chromosome 6, Afim_UVic_2022, whole genome shotgun sequence:
- the rin2a gene encoding ras and Rab interactor 2 has protein sequence MSTSTISQPCKQERKGSFFKLIDSFAWEIGTLKKEMGKKKEPQEDHKTDPLLGLGEEVGGLFLQASPCAGIGVGLAGARDSGYDSLHRRLSVLDRLVHTHAVWLQLGLSHQDAMRVLQSQPTGTFVVRKSSSLQRKVISVRMNKDSVVPVKDFPVKESQYTFSLVGSGLSFADLFRLVAFCCISRDVLPFTLKLPEAIASAKTSADLEVVAKLGAGFWDAQACHRRKGSVSYSGIAAPERPPPPVSSATSPGRPRLLTRTPSDLECSQSNGALCFINPLFIKVHQPDGDHSTTSNPSGTAKRGLREEPVSDILETNNKDSQHACGDSPQVSSSDQSDSSQSGQGDLQSFDRNTELQDDNGQTSSSSGQKISAKDSVRRSPPPRPPLPLIVSQRSAPVLRQRSMPEKIPWINVPKEKAEERERGSSLLSRLGSSLSISPSSSPPKRLNISSPISIPRPSLAISLSSLSSSPRRVKASPSSSQEDAQCHLALEDQTIQKALMRARLCQLNATNTPAQESSSPIDPTLMTTSKQAGVTGGDEEEAGEECSGGGQRLSDMSLSTDSSDSLDLSQSSVFFLPALHDPSPPTVADFDTHLPLSLPPSHLPCCSTEDDDDDEDDDDEEEADYGVSLESDQDQDQDLTMVPPGHRTKRRPSASALVLQKALRGHLRKMSGVFNSLLTPEKRAIRRVVELSRDKGSYFGCLVQDYLSYMGEGAGTQAWQSYASGLELLQTLRQFITQMKSYLRQSSELEPPIESLIPEDQIDRVLEKAMHKCILKTLKPVVSVALQEFQVRSGEWQELRENLALAKARQPQEMGVADTPPPDPVAIEKIKHKFHTMSKLYSPEKKVTMLLRVCKLIYTIMEDNSGRLYGADDFLPMLTYVLAQCDMPQLDNEILYMMELLDPSLLHGEGGYYLTSAYGAMSLIRNFQEEQAARVLSSETRDTLHQWHRRRTTQRSAPSIDDFQNYLRVALQELDSGCTAKTLQVRPYASVEEVCRLCAQKFKVADPENYGLFLLMEGSSQQLAPDTHPQKIKAELHSRSQATPFHFVFRRLANGNASSPAPLDLLSNLNDLTVTSDPKANLNNLSMDLSAPSSQLALSSGLSPSLGLSLPPSHLNGNSISI, from the exons ATGTCCACCAGTACCATCAGTCAACCCTGCAAGCAGGAGAGGAAAGGCAGTTTTTTCAAG TTGATCGACTCATTTGCCTGGGAAATCGGCACCCTGAAGAAGGAaatggggaaaaagaaagagccTCAAGAAGACCACAAGACAGATCCACTCCTTGG aCTGGGCGAAGAGGTGGGAGGTCTCTTCCTCCAGGCTTCCCCTTGTGCTGGGATCGGAGTGGGCCTGGCTGGAGCGAGGGACTCTGGCTACGACTCTCTCCATCGGCGGCTCAGCGTTCTGGACAGACTGGTGCACACACACGCCGTGTGGCTGCAGCTGGGTCTCAGCCACCAGGACGCCATGCGTGTGCTGCAGAGCCAACCCACCGGG ACGTTCGTCGTGAGGAAGTCGAGCAGCCTGCAGAGGAAAGTCATATCTGTACGCATGAACAAAGACTCGGTGGTTCCCGTCAAAGACTTCCCTGTGAAGGAGAGCCAGTACA CTTTCTCTTTGGTGGGATCAGGCCTGAGCTTCGCGGACCTTTTCCGTCTGGTGGCTTTCTGCTGCATCAGCAG GGATGTGTTGCCCTTCACTCTGAAGCTCCCAGAAGCCATCGCCTCAGCCAAAACGTCTGCCGATCTGGAGGTGGTTGCTAAACTTGGAGCAG GCTTCTGGGATGCCCAGGCGTGTCACAGAAGGAAGGGCTCCGTCTCCTATTCAGGAATAGCTGCTCCCGAGAGACCGCCTCCCCCTGTCTCCTCGGCCACCTCCCCGGGTCGCCCACGGCTTCTAACTCGCACCCCATCAGACCTTGAGTGTAGCCAGTCCAACGGAGCACTTTGCTTCATCAACCCCCTCTTCATAAAGGTTCACCAACCAGATGGCGACCACAGCACTACTTCAAATCCCTCTGGTACGGCAAAGCGAGGCCTGAGGGAGGAACCCGTTAGCGACATCTTAGAAACCAACAACAAGGATTCTCAACACGCTTGTGGAGACAGTCCTCAGGTTTCTAGCTCAGATCAAAGTGACAGCAGCCAGTCAGGTCAAGGCGACCTTCAGAGCtttgacagaaacacagagctACAGGACGATAACGGccaaaccagcagcagcagcggtcAGAAGATAAGTGCTAAGGACAGTGTGCGGCGGTCGCCCCCTCCACGTCCACCCCTACCTCTTATTGTGTCGCAGCGCTCAGCCCCTGTGCTCCGACAGCGCAGTATGCCTGAGAAGATCCCCTGGATCAATGTCCCCAAGGAGAAGGCGGAGGAAAGGGAGAGGGGTAGCAGCCTTCTTTCTCGTCTGGGCTCCTCGCTAAGCATTAGCCCCTCATCCTCCCCTCCCAAGAGACTCAACATCAGCTCCCCCATATCCATCCCTCGGCCCTCTCTGGCCATCTCTCTgtcatccctctcctcctccccacgtCGGGTCAAGGCCTCACCCTCATCCAGCCAGGAGGATGCCCAGTGTCACTTGGCGCTGGAGGACCAGACTATTCAGAAGGCTCTCATGAGGGCCAGACTGTGTCAGCTTAATGCTACCAATACCCCCGCCCAGGAATCCAGCAGTCCTATAGACCCCACACTGATGACAACTAGCAAACAGGCAGGTGTGACAGGAGGAGACGAAGAAGAAGCAGGCGAGGAATGCAGCGGTGGCGGTCAGCGGCTAAGTGATATGAGCCTTTCTACGGATTCCTCAGACTCTCTAGATTTATCCCAGTCCTCAGTCTTCTTCCTTCCTGCTCTGCATGACCCAAGTCCCCCAACGGTTGCTGACTTTGAcacccacctccccctctccctcccaccATCCCATCTGCCGTGCTGCAGCACggaggacgacgacgacgatgaggacgacgacgacgaaGAGGAGGCCGACTATGGCGTCAGCCTTGAGAGCGACCAGGACCAAGACCAGGATCTGACCATGGTGCCGCCTGGCCACCGCACAAAGCGCCGCCCCAGTGCCAGTGCTTTGGTCCTGCAGAAAGCCCTGCGAGGGCACCTGCGCAAGATGAGCGGGGTGTTCAACTCGCTGCTGACGCCTGAGAAGAGGGCGATCCGCAGGGTGGTGGAGCTGTCCAGGGACAAAGGCTCGTACTTCGGCTGCCTGGTACAGGACTACCTGAGCTACATGGGCGAGGGTGCGGGCACCCAGGCCTGGCAGAGCTACGCCTCCGgactggagctgctgcagactCTCCGCCAATTCATCACTCAGATGAAGAGCTACCTGAGACAGAGCTCCGAACTCGAGCCACCAATCGAGAGCCTCATTCCTGAAGACCAGATCG ACCGGGTCCTGGAGAAGGCCATGCACAAGTGCATCCTGAAGACTCTCAAACCAGTGGTGAGTGTCGCCCTGCAGGAGTTCCAGGTGCGCAGCGGCGAGTGGCAGGAGCTGAGGGAGAACCTGGCGCTGGCCAAGGCCCGGCAGCCGCAGGAAATGGGTGTGGCCGACACGCCGCCCCCTGACCCCGTGGCCATAGAGAAGATCAAGCACAAGTTCCACACCATGAGTAAGCTGTACTCGCCCGAGAAGAAGGTCACCATGCTGCTGAGGGTCTGCAAGCTCATCTACACCATCATGGAGGACAACTCAG GTCGTCTGTATGGTGCCGATGACTTCCTGCCAATGCTAACCTACGTGTTGGCCCAGTGCGACATGCCCCAGCTGGACAACGAGATACTTTACATGATGGAGCTGCTGGACCCCTCTCTGCTCCACGGAgaag GTGGCTACTACCTGACCAGCGCGTACGGAGCCATGTCCCTGATTCGAAACTTCCAGGAGGAGCAGGCGGCCAGAGTGCTGAGCTCGGAAACCAGGGACACGCTCCACCAGTGGCACCGCCGACGCACCACCCAGCGCTCCGCACCTTCCATCGACGACTTCCAG AACTACCTGCGGGTGGCGCTACAGGAGCTGGACAGCGGCTGCACGGCCAAGACTCTGCAGGTCCGACCATATGCCTCCGTGGAGGAGGTGTGTCGCCTGTGCGCCCAGAAGTTCAAAGTGGCCGACCCAGAGAACTACGGCCTGTTCCTGCTGATGGAGGgcagcagccagcagctggCTCCTGACACCCACCCTCAGAAGATCAAGGCCGAGCTCCACAGCCGCTCCCAGGCCACGCCCTTCCACTTCGTCTTCCGCCGCCTGGCCAACGGCAACGCCTCGTCGCCAGCTCCCTTGGACCTCCTGTCCAACCTCAACGACCTcaccgtgacctctgaccccaagGCCAACCTGAATAACCTCAGCATGGACCTGTCAGCCCCCTCCTCCCAGCTCGCTCTCAGCTCTGGCCTCAGTCCCAGTCTGGGCCTCAGCCTGCCACCCAGCCACCTCAATGGCAACTCCATATCTATATGA